Sequence from the Leptospira brenneri genome:
GGGAGAATCAATTTCTTGGAGTGCCTCTGGAAACCAAGGTTATAAAACATTAGCTGAGTGGAATTCTCTTCAAGCTAGTGTGACAGCAGGCACCAAACGAAATCTTGTTGGAACGGCTGTTTATTCATAGGTAGATTAAATGATACTTTTTACGACAAAGGAAAATGTTCAAAGAGAAGTCATTCGTTATGTTGAGGAGGACGAGAATGAACTATTCAAGGGTCATGATTTACGTTCTCCGTTATCCAAAACTGGAACTATTCTCAGAGCATTGGCAAATGCAGTTTTTCTTTTTATAGATAAAAACCTCTTAGCCTTTCAAAATGCTTTACATCCTTCCACAATGGAGGAAGAAGACCTTCATTTATCACTAAACGATTTAGGAGATGAATGGAAAGAAGCCACTTCTGCAAAACATCGCATTAGAATTGGTTCATCAGTTCAGCCTGTTTATAAAGTTCCAATTCCTGTTGGTTACGTTGTTGCAA
This genomic interval carries:
- a CDS encoding baseplate J/gp47 family protein: MILFTTKENVQREVIRYVEEDENELFKGHDLRSPLSKTGTILRALANAVFLFIDKNLLAFQNALHPSTMEEEDLHLSLNDLGDEWKEATSAKHRIRIGSSVQPVYKVPIPVGYVVATTDRKIRFQTLQEGLLPALVPMDSNGKYTIELICECLTPGLEGNVTPNAITEHIDYIPEIDVVYNPD